The following proteins are co-located in the Plasmodium vinckei vinckei genome assembly, chromosome: PVVCY_11 genome:
- a CDS encoding pyruvate kinase, putative, which yields MNPFKFKNSTAGASLQSAANITLRQILEPNNVNLRSKKTHIVCTLGPACKSVETLVQLIDAGMDICRFNFSHGTHEDHKQMFENVLKAQAQRPNCTLGMLLDTKGPEIRTGLLKNKEAHLKEGSKLKLVTDYTYVGDETCIACSYTKLPQSVKPGSIILIADGSVSCRVLETHDDHVITEVLNNATIGEKKNMNLPNVKVDLPIISEKDKDDILNFAIPMGCNFIAASFIQSAEDVRLIRNLLGPRGRHIKIIPKIENIEGIINFDKILAEADGIMIARGDLGMEISAEKVFLAQKLMISKCNLQGKPIITATQMLESMTKNPRPTRAEATDVANAVLDGTDCVMLSGETAGGKFPVEAVTIMSKICLEAEACIDYKLLYQSLVNSIQTPISVQEAVARSAVETAESIEASVIITLTETGYTARLIAKYKPSCTILALSASDSTVRCLNVHRGVTCIKVGSFQGTDNVLRNAIQIAKERNIVKPGDSAICIHGIKEEVSGSTNLMKVIQVE from the exons atgaatccttttaaatttaaaaactcAACCGCTGGAGCTAGCTTACAAAGCGCAGCTAACATTACTTTAAGGCAAATTTTAGAACCtaataatgtaaatttACGTTCAAAAAAAACTCATATTGTTTGTACATTAGGCCCAGCATGTAAATCTGTTGAAACACTCGTACAATTAATAGATGCAG GAATGGACATATGCCGTTTTAACTTTTCTCATGGAACCCATGAAGATCACAAGCAAATGTTTGAAAACGTTTTAAAAGCACAAGCCCAAAGACCAAACTGCACATTAGGTATGTTATTAGATACTAAAGGACCTGAAATAAGAACAggtttattaaaaaataaagaagcTCACTTAAAAGAAGGAAGCAAATTAAAGTTGGTTACTGATTATACATATGTGGGAGACGAAACTTGTATTGCTTGCTCATACACAAAATTACCACAAAGTGTAAAGCCAGGaagtattatattaatagcTGATGGATCCGTTAGTTGCAGAGTATTAGAAACACACGACGATCATGTAATTACAGAAGTATTAAATAATGCAACAATTggtgagaaaaaaaatatgaacttACCAAATGTTAAGGTTGACTTACCAATTATAAGtgaaaaagataaagaTGATATACTTAATTTCGCTATACCAATGGGATGCAATTTTATTGCTGCATCATTTATTCAATCTGCTGAAGACGTACGTTTAATCAGAAACTTGTTAGGCCCACGAGGAAGGcacattaaaattattccAAAAATCGAAAACATTGAAggtattataaattttgacAAAATTTTAGCTGAAGCCGATGGTATTATGATTGCAAGAGGAGATCTTGGTATGGAAATATCTGCAGAGAAAGTTTTCTTAGCCCAAAAACTTATGATATCAaa ATGTAATTTACAAGGAAAGCCAATCATTACAGCCACCCAAATGCTTGAATCTATGACAAAGAACCCAAGACCCACAAGAGCAGAAGCTACCGATGTAGCTAATGCCGTTTTAGACGGAACAGATTGTGTTATGCTTTCAGGTGAAACAGCAGGTGGTAAATTTCCAGTAGAAGCAGTTACTATTATGTCTAAAATCTGTTTAGAAGCAGAAGCATGCATtgattataaattattatatcaatCATTAGTAAATTCCATTCAAACTCCAATCAGTGTACAAGAAGCCGTAGCTAGATCTGCAGTTGAAACAGCAGAATCAATTGAAGCATCTGTAATTATTACATTAACAGAAACAGGATATACTGCTAGATTAATAGCTAAATACAAACCAAGTTGTACTATATTAGCTTTAAGTGCATCTGATTCAACAGTTAGATGCTTAAATGTACACAGGGGTGTTACATGCATTAAAGTCGGATCATTCCAAGGAACTGATAACGTATTAAGAAATGCAATTCAAATTGCAAAAGAGAGAAACATCGTTAAACCAGGAGACAGTGCCATATGTATTCATGGAATTAAAGAAGAAGTTTCTGGAAGTACCAACTTAATGAAAGTAATACAAGTAGAATAA